The Helianthus annuus cultivar XRQ/B chromosome 15, HanXRQr2.0-SUNRISE, whole genome shotgun sequence genomic sequence ACTCATAATACAAAGATTTTAAAGGATAGACATAGTTAAAAGTGaatttaatttaaattcaaaGGATTGTATTAACATGCAATTTCCAAACAAACCAAGTTTAATTATTATTCTCAATACATACATATTgcaaaaataataaaagtaattaatacAATTACAAACCTAAAAAATTTTCATACAAGTAGATAAAATTTCCAACACTTTTTACACTTTACCTTCTCTTATTCTTGCTTCCTAGCAACAAGCAGAAGTAGAACAAGATCCTGAAGAAGAACCCCCATGCAACTGTTATCCACAAGCAGCCCCATTTGCTCAGATCAGTGATTCCCTGTTGTTGTAGTATATCGGCGCCGGTGGTCAAGCAGGTGCTGCTGGTGATGTTGAATCCTAGTGATTTACTCATGCTTTGTAGCAGCCTTACTTTCATGGAGTCATCAATTTCGGCAAGAGGGCTGTTGTCGAAGATCTGAGTTCCTCGACTGAAGCATTTGATCGGGTTTTGGAATTCGTTTTGTAAAACCGCTTCATACGGGTATTTCACAAGTGAAAGGTAATGAAACCATATCCAGTAGTCAGGGATTCTATCGCGGTTGATGAAGAAGCCGCTGAACAAAAGGAAGTAAGCGAGGATCGCGACCACGATTGTGTATCCGAGCATGACGTGAGGGACCACGCCCGAGAGGAATGTGACGAACGAGCTTCCGGCCCAGAAAGAGGCGAGAATTATGAAGTAGTAGAACAGGAACCCCGAGAACCCCCCATCGAGTCCCACGGTCCAAAATGTGATTGCGGAAAATGCGAAAGAGAGGAAGATAAGAGATGGAATGGCGACGATGGAGTGAGAGAGGACGTATGATGATCGTCTATACGCGTTGTAAGCGGTTTCTCTCATGAAGATGTAACGTTCTTGAAGGAAGACGGGTAATGCGTCCGCACATGTGTAGAACGTTGTAGACATGGCGAACGCGAAGAACCCTAACCGTTCTTGAACGCCTTTTGGAGAATTATCGAGATTCCAAAACATTGTCGCGAGTATGAACCCCGTGACCACCACCGCGCCTAAACGAATGCCGAATAGCTCAGGCATTCGTCGTGAATTGGTAAATGACCGTTTTGATAAAACGGCCATTTCCATCCACATTGAATTAGCAAATGTAGGGACCAATGGACTATGGTTGATGTCATTGGTGGCCCCCGCACCAGAGACTAATTTGCCTCTTGAGATACTTGCACTTATCGCTTCTTTGAGCGATAAGCCATGTGCTGGTGTGTCATTACcagtaccggtacccattttGTTTCGAGACCGCTTGAGGTTTTGCCAGGATTTGTTGAATTCAACTAGGCTTTTGGTTCCACCTGGCGATCCTTCAAGCTCTCTAATCAAATCAAGTGCGAATTCGGTCCGGTTTTCTTTATCTGGTATCGGATGACCGAAATCCGAGAAGTACAAAGGTAGATTCGACGGCGAACCACTATAAACCGTCTGTCCACGCGACAAAAACAACAACCGATCGAGTAAACCAAGAATCCGGTAACTCggttggtgtatagacattataaCAATACTTCCACTTTGAGCAATACGTTGCAACACCTTCACCACCATATACGCACTCGTCGAATCTAGCCCGGAAGTCGGTTCATCCAACAACAATATAATCGGATCGTGAATAATATCGATACCA encodes the following:
- the LOC110913030 gene encoding ABC transporter G family member 1, translated to MTAPSPTLGELLKYVGDLRKNVNADETPAHSVVEMSETSNEPRSLPFVLSFNNLTYSVKIRTKMRIPAGFGPFGGQNGLSGGAPATSAEAVGGERLFSRHKTLLNDISGEARDGEILAVLGASGSGKSTLIDALANRIAKGSLKGTVTLNGEQLESRLLKVISAYVMQDDLLFPMLTVEETLMFAAEFRLPRSLSKAKKKLRVEALIDQLGLRNAAKTVIGDEGHRGVSGGERRRVSIGIDIIHDPIILLLDEPTSGLDSTSAYMVVKVLQRIAQSGSIVIMSIHQPSYRILGLLDRLLFLSRGQTVYSGSPSNLPLYFSDFGHPIPDKENRTEFALDLIRELEGSPGGTKSLVEFNKSWQNLKRSRNKMGTGTGNDTPAHGLSLKEAISASISRGKLVSGAGATNDINHSPLVPTFANSMWMEMAVLSKRSFTNSRRMPELFGIRLGAVVVTGFILATMFWNLDNSPKGVQERLGFFAFAMSTTFYTCADALPVFLQERYIFMRETAYNAYRRSSYVLSHSIVAIPSLIFLSFAFSAITFWTVGLDGGFSGFLFYYFIILASFWAGSSFVTFLSGVVPHVMLGYTIVVAILAYFLLFSGFFINRDRIPDYWIWFHYLSLVKYPYEAVLQNEFQNPIKCFSRGTQIFDNSPLAEIDDSMKVRLLQSMSKSLGFNITSSTCLTTGADILQQQGITDLSKWGCLWITVAWGFFFRILFYFCLLLGSKNKRR